A single genomic interval of uncultured Desulfobacter sp. harbors:
- a CDS encoding RnfABCDGE type electron transport complex subunit G — MREMLSMILVLTVLTAVSGGLLAAVKVKTEPQIEEQVLKFQKAPAIKAIFADATNDPIKERFNAKAEGLELQIFPSTLADGVKAVAFEAKGTGFGGPIGLMVGVNIDTDEIIAVRVTTHSETPGIGSRAKEDLSFVGQFAGMSMASNFGTKNQGGDIDAMSGATVTSVGVSQAAVAAQDIYKKLKPEIVKQMN, encoded by the coding sequence ATGCGTGAGATGCTAAGTATGATTTTGGTACTGACCGTTCTCACGGCAGTATCCGGCGGCCTTCTGGCAGCTGTTAAGGTGAAAACCGAGCCTCAGATTGAAGAACAGGTGCTAAAATTTCAAAAAGCCCCTGCCATTAAGGCAATCTTTGCCGATGCCACAAATGATCCCATCAAGGAACGTTTTAACGCCAAAGCCGAAGGCCTTGAGCTGCAGATTTTCCCCAGCACTTTGGCTGATGGGGTAAAAGCCGTTGCATTTGAAGCAAAGGGAACCGGATTTGGTGGTCCCATCGGGCTGATGGTGGGTGTAAACATTGACACAGATGAAATCATTGCCGTGCGGGTGACCACCCATTCTGAAACACCGGGTATCGGTTCCAGGGCCAAAGAAGACCTTTCCTTTGTAGGCCAGTTTGCCGGCATGTCCATGGCATCGAATTTTGGCACAAAGAACCAAGGCGGCGACATTGATGCTATGTCCGGAGCTACGGTGACATCCGTTGGTGTCAGTCAGGCCGCCGTGGCAGCCCAGGATATATATAAGAAACTGAAACCTGAAATTGTTAAACAGATGAATTAA
- a CDS encoding response regulator transcription factor: METAEKKRVLIIEDESHIAEGIKLNLTLQGYAAEVAADGIQGLEKWRAWHPDLIVLDIMLPMVDGFSILQTIRREDEKIPVLILSARGDTRDKVRGLKYGVDDYLSKPFDLEEFLLRVERLVKRKEWYAQPGKEEKKSDCPLFEGISYTFGENHIDFVTSTAQCAAGEIVLTEQEITLLRIFIAHQGKPLSRKMLLKAGWGYARDTSTRTVDNFIVRFRKYFEPKPKSPVYFKSRRSVGYIFEPGE, translated from the coding sequence ATGGAAACGGCTGAAAAAAAACGTGTTCTGATCATAGAGGATGAATCTCATATTGCCGAAGGGATAAAACTGAACCTTACGCTCCAGGGATATGCGGCTGAAGTGGCTGCCGACGGCATTCAAGGCCTTGAAAAATGGCGTGCCTGGCACCCGGATCTTATTGTTCTGGATATCATGCTGCCCATGGTTGACGGGTTTTCCATTCTTCAGACCATCCGCCGGGAGGATGAAAAAATACCCGTATTGATTTTATCGGCCCGGGGGGACACCCGGGATAAAGTTCGGGGATTGAAATACGGGGTAGATGATTATCTGTCTAAACCCTTTGATCTGGAAGAATTCCTTTTGCGTGTGGAGCGGCTTGTAAAACGTAAAGAATGGTACGCACAGCCTGGAAAAGAGGAAAAAAAATCAGACTGTCCTTTATTTGAAGGAATCTCTTATACCTTTGGGGAAAACCACATTGATTTTGTGACATCCACGGCCCAGTGTGCGGCCGGTGAAATTGTCTTGACCGAGCAGGAAATCACCTTGCTGCGGATTTTCATCGCCCATCAGGGAAAACCCCTGTCCCGAAAAATGCTTCTCAAAGCCGGGTGGGGATATGCCAGAGATACCTCCACCCGGACCGTGGATAATTTCATTGTCAGATTCAGAAAATATTTTGAACCCAAACCCAAATCCCCGGTCTACTTTAAAAGCCGCAGGTCTGTGGGCTATATTTTTGAACCCGGGGAATAA
- a CDS encoding 4Fe-4S dicluster domain-containing protein, which produces MIKRSFFALSKPRLTYNLLDTSLQSAQELAVPGSLTLLLPEKINSAKKALIGPGDAVQKGQKLKLYDDSTPYVLSPVAGTIKGYDSYSDDFGNKATYITIKPDQSAKGDDQWTQTKLEQTLEFAADYLGHIPGALPFSTLTNPNYDIRTIVVTGADTDILCDTCQFVCTAYAGLMVAGAKILKAMTRVDRMCITVPENLSAQVDLDGFSVLRTSDTYPSNLPAMIMKNHLGKELSPGTIPEEEGVCFIRPEALVSLARVYETGHPVFDKIITLIDKGGKRYRVKATLGTPISKIFSCFNVQINERDRIIIGGPMRGFSTYTVHHPVVPDMDTIIVQDSDVVPELLDNACVNCGECVRICPANIPVNLLVRYLEANLYEEAADRFDLESCIECGLCGYVCRAKIPLYQYIRLGKRELLTLRENA; this is translated from the coding sequence ATGATTAAACGATCTTTTTTCGCTCTATCCAAACCAAGGCTGACGTATAATCTGCTTGATACGTCCCTGCAATCTGCCCAGGAACTTGCAGTTCCCGGCAGCCTTACCCTTCTTTTGCCTGAAAAAATAAACAGCGCAAAAAAGGCTTTGATCGGCCCGGGAGATGCTGTCCAAAAAGGGCAGAAGTTGAAGCTTTACGATGACAGTACACCTTATGTTTTATCTCCTGTTGCAGGTACGATCAAGGGATATGATTCCTACTCCGATGATTTCGGCAACAAAGCGACCTATATAACGATCAAGCCGGATCAATCGGCCAAAGGCGATGATCAATGGACCCAGACAAAACTGGAACAAACGCTTGAGTTTGCCGCCGATTATCTTGGACACATTCCCGGGGCGTTGCCCTTTTCAACCCTGACAAACCCAAATTATGATATCAGGACCATTGTTGTGACAGGTGCAGACACAGACATTTTGTGTGATACCTGTCAATTTGTATGTACTGCATACGCCGGCTTGATGGTCGCCGGGGCCAAGATCCTTAAGGCGATGACCCGGGTTGACCGGATGTGCATTACAGTGCCTGAAAATCTTTCAGCCCAGGTGGACCTTGATGGTTTTAGTGTACTCAGAACATCGGATACATACCCGTCCAATCTGCCCGCCATGATAATGAAAAATCATTTGGGAAAAGAACTTTCACCTGGTACCATCCCCGAAGAAGAAGGTGTCTGTTTTATTCGCCCCGAGGCTCTGGTTTCCCTTGCCCGAGTTTACGAAACCGGACATCCGGTTTTTGATAAGATCATTACCCTGATTGATAAGGGCGGGAAAAGATACCGGGTCAAAGCCACCCTTGGTACGCCCATCAGCAAAATATTTTCCTGTTTTAATGTTCAAATCAATGAACGGGACCGGATCATCATCGGCGGGCCCATGCGCGGTTTTTCTACGTATACGGTTCATCACCCCGTGGTTCCGGATATGGATACAATTATCGTACAGGACAGTGATGTTGTTCCGGAACTTTTGGATAATGCCTGTGTCAATTGTGGTGAGTGCGTTCGCATCTGTCCGGCCAATATACCCGTGAACCTGCTGGTACGGTATCTTGAAGCAAACCTTTATGAAGAGGCAGCAGACAGGTTCGATCTGGAATCCTGTATAGAGTGCGGGCTTTGCGGCTATGTATGCAGGGCCAAAATTCCTTTATATCAGTATATCCGCCTGGGCAAACGTGAACTGTTGACCCTTCGTGAAAATGCTTGA
- a CDS encoding SoxR reducing system RseC family protein, producing MITEDGIVTHATPETAWIKTTRCAACESCSSKDSCGVSHHPSEEMNIILPNTLGVKKGDLVVVGINSAPMLFLSFFLYVFPIILLIVGALIGDALAPVLELNRSALSMGFGFLLFVIAFLIIRKKQAGMSQKDKYKPFLVRKKIPLKS from the coding sequence ATGATTACTGAAGACGGCATTGTCACCCACGCCACACCTGAAACGGCCTGGATTAAAACCACCCGCTGCGCAGCCTGCGAAAGCTGCTCTTCAAAGGACTCCTGCGGCGTCAGCCATCACCCTTCTGAAGAAATGAACATTATTTTACCCAATACGCTTGGTGTAAAAAAAGGTGACCTTGTGGTTGTGGGCATTAATTCAGCACCCATGCTTTTTTTAAGCTTCTTTCTGTATGTATTCCCTATTATACTGCTCATCGTTGGCGCACTTATTGGTGATGCCCTTGCCCCTGTTTTGGAACTGAATAGATCCGCCCTGTCTATGGGGTTTGGGTTTTTACTTTTTGTAATCGCTTTTCTTATCATCAGAAAAAAGCAAGCCGGCATGTCCCAAAAAGACAAATATAAACCTTTTCTGGTTAGAAAAAAAATCCCGCTCAAATCCTGA
- a CDS encoding RnfABCDGE type electron transport complex subunit A, giving the protein MGDLFVLSISCIFINNILLAQFLGNCPFLGTSKKMETAVGMGMAVIFVLVMAGMITWIVDVYLLKALDVEFLRTVSFILVIAALVQFVEMFLKKSIPGLYAGLGIFLPLITTNCAVMGVCLINIKEEYTFIEALVSSFSYAAGFGLALILFAGVRERVVLARVPKPLQDTSIGLMTAGLIALTFTVFRGMV; this is encoded by the coding sequence ATGGGTGATTTATTTGTCCTTTCGATCAGTTGTATTTTCATTAACAATATCCTCCTTGCTCAATTTCTCGGCAACTGTCCTTTTCTGGGCACCTCTAAAAAGATGGAAACTGCCGTAGGCATGGGGATGGCTGTTATATTCGTTCTGGTCATGGCAGGCATGATAACCTGGATTGTGGATGTATATCTACTCAAGGCCCTGGACGTTGAATTTCTGCGGACAGTGTCCTTTATTCTGGTTATAGCGGCTCTGGTTCAATTCGTGGAAATGTTTTTAAAAAAGAGTATTCCGGGGCTGTATGCAGGCCTTGGTATCTTTCTTCCACTGATCACAACCAACTGCGCGGTTATGGGTGTGTGTCTGATCAATATCAAGGAAGAATACACTTTTATTGAGGCCCTGGTATCCTCGTTTTCCTATGCCGCGGGTTTTGGTCTTGCTCTTATTCTGTTCGCCGGCGTTAGGGAGAGAGTTGTTCTGGCCCGGGTGCCCAAACCATTACAGGATACCTCCATCGGTCTGATGACCGCTGGTTTGATCGCATTGACTTTTACCGTTTTCAGGGGCATGGTTTAG
- a CDS encoding DUF2325 domain-containing protein has product MDTMKYFLNIWEIDRHFKCPVIGAMLSVDKHKDILKKCGWGVRELKPYEYHSYLMGCMGDENAVSIKTNNYIRHQSGKYMKEIASLYKKKDSKKVRALWSDYSARGIIGPVMYAIVSHKDMDVQLLQDIHGEVHMLSHANMTEVFNIRRKLENADQVLDREKNKSCEKSKKIRELVSHLKLTGKDKDSLSRENIRLKKRIDELETQTASQQPSELDLTQDVERLEQALSCQQEATLRAERERKQLEIQLFSARNENSMLKDEFAQLSSVFAAGTDDLYRCRKPEKCPITGTCPDEDCPRRRLCAKRIFMIGGITKMKSYYRQIVEKAGGEFDYHNGYIRNSNEDLAAKVRRCDVVVCPVSCNSHNACLKIKHLCVRYNKELKILNSASLSAVTQALIVPDICDDALSVN; this is encoded by the coding sequence ATGGACACGATGAAGTATTTTTTAAACATATGGGAAATTGATCGTCACTTTAAATGTCCCGTGATCGGAGCCATGCTGTCTGTTGACAAGCATAAAGATATCCTTAAGAAATGCGGCTGGGGTGTTCGAGAGCTCAAACCCTATGAATACCACTCGTATCTTATGGGGTGTATGGGGGATGAAAATGCGGTATCCATCAAGACAAACAACTATATCCGGCATCAGTCCGGAAAATATATGAAAGAGATTGCATCCCTGTATAAAAAGAAAGATTCAAAAAAAGTCAGGGCGCTATGGAGCGATTATTCGGCCCGGGGGATCATCGGACCTGTGATGTATGCCATTGTTTCCCACAAGGATATGGATGTTCAGTTGCTTCAGGATATCCATGGTGAAGTGCATATGCTTTCCCATGCTAATATGACCGAAGTTTTCAATATCCGGCGCAAGCTTGAAAACGCTGATCAGGTCCTGGACCGGGAAAAGAACAAAAGTTGTGAAAAAAGTAAAAAAATTCGGGAACTGGTCAGTCACTTAAAACTGACAGGTAAAGACAAGGATTCTCTTTCAAGGGAAAATATCAGGCTGAAAAAGAGGATTGATGAACTTGAAACCCAAACCGCTTCACAACAGCCGTCAGAACTTGATTTGACCCAGGATGTTGAACGTCTTGAACAGGCATTGAGCTGTCAACAGGAGGCAACGCTTCGTGCGGAACGGGAGAGAAAACAACTCGAAATTCAGTTGTTTAGTGCCCGAAATGAGAACTCAATGCTCAAGGATGAGTTTGCACAGCTGTCTTCGGTCTTTGCCGCCGGGACGGATGATCTATACAGGTGCCGGAAACCTGAAAAATGTCCAATAACGGGCACCTGCCCCGACGAGGATTGTCCAAGACGTCGCCTGTGTGCCAAGCGGATTTTTATGATCGGTGGAATTACGAAGATGAAATCCTACTACCGCCAGATTGTTGAAAAGGCCGGCGGCGAATTTGATTACCATAACGGTTATATCAGAAACAGCAATGAGGATCTTGCCGCTAAAGTCAGACGGTGTGATGTTGTTGTCTGCCCCGTGAGCTGCAACAGCCATAATGCCTGTTTAAAGATCAAGCATTTGTGTGTACGGTACAATAAAGAACTGAAAATTTTAAACAGTGCAAGCCTTTCAGCCGTTACCCAGGCGTTGATTGTGCCCGATATTTGCGATGATGCTTTAAGTGTCAACTAA
- a CDS encoding RnfABCDGE type electron transport complex subunit D: MTNTKLIVSHAPFWHNGDSLFQQNLNFIIALLPAALFGIFHFGAPALGVLTLATSSAMLWEVIMSTLSKKKMAIADMESAVIGLLFGMMVPATMPWWVVITGTFIAVVLGKFVFGGSGGNPFHPTLVGLAILTMSWPAFLDFDTAYVSYQFDFTALAPLAALKAQGIPALDSFSNCDLLMGNEVGGIGSTFGLGIIIGGIYLILKGYARWEIVASFIAGVLITATLFFVLHPDTYAPPLFHLLSGYTLIGAFFLAVENSSSPVNRIPMLIYGFLGGFMIILVRNIGVYPDGTILAILLINLVNPLIDIIRPKALGKGVSNA, translated from the coding sequence ATGACAAACACTAAACTCATCGTTTCCCATGCCCCTTTCTGGCATAACGGAGACAGCCTGTTTCAACAGAATCTGAACTTTATTATCGCCCTTTTACCGGCCGCACTTTTCGGTATTTTCCATTTTGGCGCACCTGCCCTTGGGGTGCTGACCCTTGCCACTTCCTCAGCTATGCTTTGGGAAGTGATCATGTCGACCCTCTCCAAGAAAAAAATGGCTATAGCTGATATGGAGTCTGCGGTCATCGGCCTTCTGTTCGGCATGATGGTTCCGGCCACAATGCCTTGGTGGGTTGTAATTACCGGCACATTTATTGCTGTAGTCCTAGGCAAATTTGTATTTGGCGGTTCCGGCGGTAATCCTTTCCATCCAACGCTGGTAGGTCTTGCCATTCTCACGATGTCCTGGCCTGCCTTCTTAGATTTTGATACGGCGTATGTATCATACCAATTTGATTTCACCGCTCTTGCACCTTTGGCAGCGTTGAAAGCCCAGGGCATACCCGCTTTGGACTCCTTTTCAAATTGTGATCTGCTCATGGGCAACGAAGTGGGCGGTATAGGTTCCACCTTCGGGCTTGGCATCATTATAGGTGGAATATATCTAATTTTAAAAGGTTACGCACGCTGGGAAATTGTGGCGTCATTCATCGCAGGTGTTTTGATCACCGCAACACTTTTCTTTGTGCTCCATCCTGACACATATGCCCCGCCCTTGTTCCATCTGCTTTCAGGATACACCCTAATCGGTGCCTTTTTTCTGGCTGTAGAAAATTCATCCTCACCGGTTAATCGCATTCCCATGCTGATTTACGGATTTTTAGGTGGATTTATGATCATTCTGGTCCGCAATATCGGCGTATATCCGGACGGAACGATCCTGGCTATCCTGTTAATCAACCTTGTTAATCCGCTGATTGACATAATAAGACCCAAAGCTCTTGGAAAGGGGGTTTCCAATGCGTGA
- a CDS encoding RnfABCDGE type electron transport complex subunit B, with amino-acid sequence MIPAILLMLGIGATCGIVLSLSSKIFYVYEDPRIAQVENNLAGANCGGCGYAGCSAAAEAIVAGKEPPTLCIVNSKEGVEAVSRIMGVDAGAAEAPLSYNLCEGGNRAADKYHYMGVSSCKAMAAVFGGHRVCSVGCIGLGDCIKACQFDALHMGPNGYPVVDDNKCVGCGACQKACPKDIIQVKTLSEKLMEFNQEQGALAPCSQTCPAEINIPKYISEIKAGKYDDAVQTIRMRNPLLLSCGRVCPHPCEDMCRRGIEDEPVSINQLKRFVADYEMNSGSRLPITCAPDTGKKVAVIGGGPAGLSCAYFLRRIGHQVDIFDAMPKLGGIIRYGIPEYRLPKKVLDWEIQGILDLGINAFTGVKFGTDFGLSSLVASGYHAIFMGIGAWEDYALGIEGEDLDGCYKGIDWLSRFSSGQEMKLGKTAAIVGGGNSAIDCVRTLKRLGLEKVYIVYRRTRNEMPANEVEIIASEEEGIDFVFLAAPTRVIGDDDGKVKGLEYLKMELGEPDASGRRRPVPIEGSETVLDVDMVISAISQAPDPSFKDNDPTPKIKDLEMTRWNTIDNDPETLQSSIPYIFTGGDSATGPSLVVTAIGGGRRAARSIDLFLKGKPVEPVENSLQGKRIPESIFEKVDGITPSKRAKMPEIPVSQRLDSMIEVDLVLPEEQALAEADRCLNCCRICYNPDTEFPIAK; translated from the coding sequence ATGATTCCAGCTATATTGCTAATGCTGGGCATTGGCGCAACATGCGGCATCGTGCTCAGTCTTTCTTCCAAAATCTTTTATGTGTATGAAGACCCCAGAATTGCACAGGTAGAAAACAATCTTGCCGGCGCCAACTGCGGCGGATGTGGATATGCGGGTTGTTCTGCGGCCGCTGAAGCCATTGTGGCTGGTAAAGAACCCCCAACCCTCTGCATTGTCAATTCCAAGGAAGGGGTTGAAGCTGTTTCTCGTATCATGGGTGTTGATGCGGGTGCTGCTGAAGCTCCGTTATCCTATAATCTGTGTGAAGGCGGTAACCGGGCTGCTGACAAATACCATTATATGGGTGTTTCATCATGCAAAGCCATGGCCGCTGTTTTTGGTGGACACAGGGTTTGTTCAGTGGGCTGCATAGGTCTTGGAGACTGTATCAAGGCATGCCAGTTCGATGCGCTTCATATGGGACCGAATGGTTATCCCGTGGTTGATGACAACAAATGCGTCGGCTGTGGTGCCTGCCAGAAAGCCTGCCCCAAAGATATTATTCAAGTCAAGACCCTGAGCGAAAAACTAATGGAATTCAACCAGGAGCAAGGTGCCTTGGCACCGTGTTCCCAGACCTGTCCTGCTGAAATAAATATTCCAAAATATATCAGTGAAATAAAAGCCGGTAAATATGACGACGCGGTTCAGACCATACGCATGAGAAACCCCCTTCTTCTTTCCTGTGGAAGGGTATGTCCTCATCCTTGTGAAGATATGTGCAGAAGAGGTATTGAGGATGAACCTGTTTCCATTAACCAGCTCAAACGCTTTGTTGCTGACTATGAAATGAATTCCGGTTCCCGGCTTCCCATTACCTGTGCCCCTGATACTGGTAAAAAGGTGGCTGTAATCGGCGGCGGACCTGCCGGACTTTCCTGTGCATATTTCTTAAGGCGGATCGGTCATCAGGTCGATATCTTTGACGCTATGCCAAAACTTGGCGGTATTATTAGATACGGCATCCCTGAGTACAGACTTCCTAAAAAGGTTCTGGATTGGGAAATCCAGGGAATTCTCGATTTAGGCATAAATGCCTTTACCGGAGTTAAATTCGGAACGGACTTTGGATTAAGCTCTTTGGTAGCCTCGGGATACCATGCGATTTTCATGGGAATTGGTGCCTGGGAAGATTATGCCCTTGGCATTGAAGGGGAAGACCTTGACGGATGTTATAAGGGAATTGACTGGCTTTCAAGATTTTCAAGCGGTCAGGAAATGAAATTAGGGAAAACCGCAGCGATCGTCGGTGGTGGGAACAGTGCCATTGACTGTGTCAGAACACTGAAGCGGCTGGGTCTTGAAAAAGTGTACATTGTTTACAGAAGAACCCGGAATGAAATGCCTGCTAATGAAGTGGAAATTATTGCATCAGAAGAGGAAGGCATTGATTTTGTATTCCTTGCAGCCCCCACACGGGTCATTGGAGATGATGACGGCAAGGTTAAAGGCCTTGAATACCTGAAGATGGAACTGGGTGAACCGGATGCATCCGGTAGAAGACGTCCTGTACCGATTGAAGGGTCTGAAACGGTACTTGACGTTGATATGGTCATCTCTGCCATTAGTCAGGCGCCGGATCCCTCTTTTAAGGATAATGATCCTACTCCGAAAATAAAAGACCTGGAAATGACTCGCTGGAATACCATTGACAACGATCCTGAAACCCTGCAATCTTCAATCCCATATATTTTCACTGGGGGTGATTCCGCAACAGGGCCGTCCCTTGTTGTTACTGCCATTGGCGGCGGAAGGCGTGCAGCCCGCTCCATTGACCTGTTCCTGAAAGGAAAACCGGTTGAACCGGTCGAGAATTCCTTACAAGGAAAAAGAATCCCTGAATCTATTTTCGAAAAAGTTGACGGCATAACTCCCAGCAAACGGGCTAAAATGCCGGAAATCCCGGTTAGTCAGAGACTGGATTCAATGATTGAGGTTGATCTGGTTCTGCCCGAAGAGCAGGCGCTTGCCGAGGCTGATCGCTGTCTCAACTGTTGCCGGATCTGCTACAATCCTGATACCGAGTTTCCTATTGCCAAATAA
- a CDS encoding HAMP domain-containing sensor histidine kinase codes for MQILNPSRWYLHPVFIFACSIFALATFLVLTVSLYMEIRSALEVVMLKFNISPQVIFPSKTGMTILVLSLLIFVVLAGIFLAFIYYQKTVNLFRLQHNFIYNFTHELKTPVTSLRLYLETFIRHPMDPADVKKYSTAMLKDVDRLTENIDRILNLARIESQNFGSKVTRESLVVLLKDFCRKNASLFRDLDVKIENPSGGRFEYPINAFLLDILLTNIFSNAIRYNESRTPSLTILFKSYLQKVTIDFIDNGIGVDKEDAKKIFRKFYQGDRNSNQANTGSGLGLYLVSSIAAIHGWRASVSSEGKGKGAKFTITIPRASIAGVRDKELWKRLKKNVF; via the coding sequence ATGCAAATTCTGAACCCTTCCCGGTGGTATCTTCATCCGGTGTTTATTTTTGCCTGTTCCATTTTTGCCCTTGCGACATTTCTGGTCCTTACGGTCAGCCTTTACATGGAAATCCGTTCTGCCCTTGAAGTGGTGATGCTCAAATTCAATATTTCGCCCCAGGTCATTTTTCCCTCCAAAACAGGTATGACAATACTTGTCCTGAGCCTTTTGATATTTGTGGTTCTGGCCGGCATTTTTTTAGCTTTTATATATTACCAGAAAACCGTGAACCTGTTCCGGCTTCAGCACAACTTTATCTATAATTTTACCCATGAACTGAAAACGCCTGTCACGTCACTTCGCCTTTATCTTGAAACGTTTATTCGTCACCCCATGGACCCTGCGGATGTAAAAAAATACAGTACTGCGATGCTCAAGGATGTTGACCGGCTCACGGAAAATATAGACCGGATTCTTAATCTGGCACGGATAGAGAGCCAAAATTTCGGATCAAAGGTGACCCGGGAAAGTCTTGTGGTACTTTTAAAGGATTTCTGCCGGAAGAATGCGTCCTTGTTCAGGGATCTTGACGTAAAGATTGAAAATCCATCAGGGGGCAGATTTGAGTATCCGATAAATGCCTTTTTATTGGATATACTTCTGACTAATATTTTTTCAAATGCTATTCGTTACAATGAAAGCCGCACGCCCAGTTTGACCATTTTATTTAAAAGTTACTTGCAGAAAGTTACCATAGATTTTATTGATAACGGCATAGGTGTGGATAAAGAGGATGCAAAGAAAATTTTTCGAAAATTTTACCAGGGGGACAGGAATAGTAACCAGGCAAATACAGGATCAGGTCTTGGGTTGTATCTTGTATCAAGTATTGCTGCCATTCATGGTTGGCGAGCATCGGTTTCCAGTGAAGGTAAAGGAAAAGGCGCCAAATTCACCATTACAATCCCCCGGGCAAGCATTGCCGGCGTCAGAGATAAAGAGTTATGGAAACGGCTGAAAAAAAACGTGTTCTGA
- a CDS encoding cytochrome c3 family protein — MTSQRDLKIAVCIMIVLLVTGIVCYVSFSPPVPDNPVRLMFQNKAGKVLFTHLMHTDDYSLDCLDCHHNIEDDETYNCSECHEEEGDEDMPSRADAFHAQCKGCHEDYGAGPVECNACHAY, encoded by the coding sequence ATGACATCACAACGAGACCTGAAAATAGCTGTATGTATCATGATCGTTCTTTTAGTCACAGGGATTGTATGTTACGTGTCCTTTTCCCCACCTGTTCCGGATAATCCAGTCAGACTGATGTTTCAGAACAAAGCAGGCAAAGTTTTATTCACTCACCTCATGCACACAGACGACTATTCTTTAGATTGTCTGGACTGCCATCACAACATTGAAGATGACGAAACCTACAACTGCAGCGAGTGTCATGAGGAAGAAGGTGATGAAGACATGCCGTCCAGGGCTGACGCATTCCACGCCCAGTGCAAGGGATGCCATGAAGATTATGGTGCGGGTCCGGTAGAATGTAATGCATGTCACGCATACTAA
- a CDS encoding electron transport complex subunit E, whose protein sequence is MAQSLVKEFTKGLWAEIPLFRLVLGLCPALAVTKTCENGIGMGVATTFVLLFSNILVSLLRNIIPSKVRIACYIVIIATFVTIVEFMMQAYTYELFLKLGIFIPLIVVNCVVLGRAEAFAGKNTVLPSAADGLGMGIGFTLALSSLGAVRELIGAGTLTVWGGTPIVTIGHGYIPFHFMVEAPGAFVGLGMMLCLMNLIGKK, encoded by the coding sequence ATGGCACAATCCCTGGTAAAAGAATTTACAAAAGGACTTTGGGCTGAGATTCCCTTGTTCCGGCTGGTCCTTGGACTATGCCCGGCCCTTGCCGTGACCAAAACTTGTGAAAACGGCATCGGCATGGGGGTGGCTACTACCTTTGTCCTTTTGTTTTCAAACATTTTGGTCTCCTTGCTTAGAAATATAATTCCCTCAAAGGTCAGAATTGCCTGTTACATCGTTATCATTGCCACCTTTGTAACTATCGTGGAATTTATGATGCAGGCATATACCTACGAACTGTTCCTAAAACTGGGTATTTTCATACCCTTGATTGTTGTAAACTGTGTCGTACTGGGACGCGCTGAAGCATTTGCCGGAAAAAACACCGTGCTACCCTCGGCTGCGGACGGCCTTGGCATGGGCATCGGGTTTACTTTGGCACTGTCCTCCCTTGGGGCGGTGCGAGAACTTATCGGAGCCGGCACCCTGACTGTATGGGGCGGCACCCCAATTGTTACAATCGGGCATGGATATATTCCTTTTCATTTCATGGTTGAAGCCCCCGGCGCATTTGTGGGCCTGGGTATGATGCTCTGCCTGATGAACCTCATCGGAAAAAAATAA